In Capsicum annuum cultivar UCD-10X-F1 chromosome 7, UCD10Xv1.1, whole genome shotgun sequence, one genomic interval encodes:
- the LOC124885900 gene encoding uncharacterized protein LOC124885900, with translation MAFIDLEKEYDKVLKEILWKCLKARGVPVAYARSIQNMYDDEKTRVRTTREDSKHFSILTELHQGLTLNIFLFPLVIDALTRHIQGEVPWCMLFAADIIRIDETLGGINDKLELWRQTLKFKEFRLSRTKTEYFECKFSDLSHEASVVVKLDSQVIQKRKCLK, from the coding sequence ATGGCATTTATCGATCTTGAGAAAGAGTATGACAAAGTTCTCAAGGAGATTTTGTGGAAGTGCTTGAAagctagaggggtgcccgtggctTACGCTAGATCGATCCAGAACATGTACGATGATGAAAAGACTCGTGTGAGAACGACAAGAGAGGATTCAAAGCACTTTTCAATTTTGACAGAGTTGCACCAGGGATTGACtcttaacatatttttatttccCTTGGTGATAGATGCTTTGACGCGAcatatccaaggggaggtgccttggtgtatgttatttgctgctGATATTATACGGATTGATGAAACTCTGGGTGGaattaatgataagttggagctttggagacaaacccttaaATTTAAAGAATTTAGGTTGAGCAGGACTAAGACGGAATACTttgaatgtaagtttagtgatttgtcgCACGAGGCAAGCGTGGTAGTGAAACTTGATTCCCAGGTTATCCAGAAGAGGAAGTGTCTCAAGTaa